AGCTTATTGCGGCAGGCGTTTTTATCTCTGCGCTCAATAACGACAAAGACAACTTTAACGTCTCGCAAATCTCCAGCCAGAACGTGGCGGAATTTACCGACGCCTGGATAAGCCTCAACCAGACGCGCGTTACGCTGAACCGCGGCATGCTGCGTCTGCAGGGCAACATGGCGAACCAAATCAACGGCGGCCAGCTCAATCAACTGGTTGATACGGCTAACAAACTGCTGGCAGAAGCGCAGAGCCATTACGACAAATACTATGGGCTGCCGGAAACGCCGGGCATGGACGAGCGTCTGGTCGATCGTCTGGAAGAGCAGTACCGCATCTACTCCTCGACGCTTGCGCAAATGAATAAATTCCTGGCCGAAGGCAATCTGGAAGGCATGTTCAAGCAGAATGCCGAGCAGAAGCAGAACGCCATGCAGGCGGTCTATCGCGAATGGCGCGCCGAGCAGGCGAAGCTTGCCAGCAAAGGCGTGAAAGACAACGAAAGCGACTACGAGCGCATTCTGTGGATCCTGTCGGCGATTATGGTGATGGTGCTGGCCGTCATTATTATCAGCTGGGTGGCGATGCGCCGTGTGCTGCTGCTGCCGCTGCACGATGTCATGGGTCATATCCGCGCGATTGCCGCAGGCGATCTGACGCAGCCTATCGATGCGCAAGGCCATAACGAAATGGCGCTGCTGGCGCGTAACGTCCACGAAATGCAGCAGGCGCTGGCTCGTACGGTCAGCACCGTGCGCGACAGCACCGACACCATCTTCACCGGTGCCAGCGAAATCTCCGCGGGCAGCAACGATCTCTCTTCACGCACCGAGCAGCAGGCCGCGTCGCTGGAAGAGACCGCCGCCAGCATGGAACAGCTGACCGCGACCGTGAAACAGAATGCCGATAACGCCCGTCAGGCGACGCAACTGGCGCGTACCGCATCGGAAACCGCGCTGAAAGGCGGGGAAGTGGTGGATGGCGTCGTCCGCACTATGGACGAAATCGCCGCCAGCTCTAACCAGATCGCGCAGATTACCAACGTCATCGACGGCATCGCGTTCCAGACCAACATCCTCGCGCTTAACGCGGCGGTGGAAGCGGCGCGCGCGGGCGAGCAGGGCCGTGGTTTTGCGGTGGTGGCGGGCGAAGTGCGCACGCTGGCAAGCCGCAGCGCCCAGGCCGCGAAAGAGATCAAAGCGCTTATCGAAAACTCCGGCAACCGCGTCGACGCGGGCTCGCAGCTGGTGCGCGAAGCGGGTGAAACCATGAAAGAAGTGGTCGGCGCGGTGACGCGCGTAACCGATATCATGGGTGAAATCGCCTCGGCGTCAGATGAGCAGAGCCGCGGTATCGATCAGGTGGGTCTGGCGGTCTCCGAGATGGATAAAGTGACGCAGCAGAACGCCGCGCTGGTAGAAGAGTCCGCCGCCGCAGCAGCAGCTCTTGAAGATCAGGCGGGCAAGCTTAACGAAGCGGTCGCGGTGTTCAAACTCAACCGCGCCCAGGCGCGCGCGGCGAGCGTTGCGCCGCAGGCATCAACCTTCAGCGCGCCAGCGCCGGTGGCGAGCCTCAAAGCCGCGCCAGCAGGCGGCAGCGACAACTGGGAAACGTTCTAAGCCTGAAGGCCCGTCACCGACGGGCCTTTTTTATGGCGCCTCCTGCGTCACGCGCTCCGCGACCGGCACGATTTTCACCCGCACCGCCATCACCACGCCTGCGGCCAGCAGCGCGATGCCGGTCAGGGTCAGCAGTGGCGGCAGGCTCTGGCGCAGCAAAAAGGTATAGAGCAGCCCGGCCAGTGTTTCAAAAACGATAAGCGGACCGAGGATCACGGTCGGCAGGCGCTGGCTTGCAATATTCCAGCACAGCGCGCCAATCCACGAACAGCAGAGCGCAATGGCGATCATCAGGCCGATAAACACGCCAGGGCGCGGGCCGAAGGGCAGCGCGAAGCCGCTATTATTGGCCGAAAGCCACAGGCACGCGGCGATATAACCCACCAGCGAAACCGGCAGCGTCACCAGCCCTTGCGCGGTCGCCCACATCATCGGGTGTTTATCGGGGTTTTCCCGCAGCCAGCGGGCGTTACGCAGCGCATACCACGCCCAGCAAATCACCGACACGCTCGCGAGCGCAATGCCGCTTGCGTAGCGGCCCGGCGTAAAGCCCGGCAGACCGTGACGCAGCTCGGCGAAATTAACGCAGACCAGCCCGCAGAAAATCGCCGCCAGCGCCGGGCACAACCGCCGCCAGGGCAGCCTGCCGTCGCGACGGCTATAGAGCAGATTGGCGAAGACCGGAATGACCACCGGCAGCGTGCCGATGATCATCGTGGAGACCGGCGCGCCGGTGCGCTGAATGGCGCTCGCAAGGCACACGTAATAGATAAGATTGCCCATCATGGTCAGCGCCAGCGCGGTCAGCCAGTCGCGCGCGGTAAGCTGTTTTAACCGCCCGCGCCCGGCCCACGCCAGCGGCAGCGCCAGCAGACCCAGCGCCAGATAGCGCCCCATCGACTGCAATACCGCCGGGTATTCCGGCACCAGTAAGGGGCCGACGAAAATCAGCCCCCACATTAACCCCGCCAGCAGGGCATACAACACACCCGTTAACATCATCACCACCCACGTCGCTGTTTAGCGCATGAGTGTAGCGGCGGGCGAAAGAGGGCGTCTTGTACCAGCTTGCTGCGCATCAGCTCAGATCGTGCAGATCTTTGCCGTTGGGCGGCCCGAGGCGAAAATCGGAGAAAACTATCTCAAGCCCGGCGCGCGACGGCGAACAGCACATCGCGCCGAGGAAATAGCGCTCCACTTGCGGAAATGGGCACAGGCGCAGCAGCGGCCAGGTGTCGCCGTCGGTGGAGTATTGCAGGCGCAGGCTCTGGTTCTGGCGCGTCAGGCGCAGCCAGAAGTGATTCTGCGCGGCGGGGAAAATGCCGGTCGCCCAGTCGGAGCGCTCAAGCGTCAGCACGCTGCCTATCATCGGCTGCGCGTCGTTATACTCAATACCCGCTTTCAGCCAGCGTTGTTCGTCCGCCATCAGGAACAGCCCCGCCTGGTCATACAGCGTGGTGAAATCGCCCTCGACGCGCACCTGGAACGTAAACTCACCGGCGATATCCGTACCGAAAACGTGCCCGGAATGGCGCTGAAAGCCATACCAGGTGGTTTGCCAGAAATCGGTTTGCGCATCGGTGGTGACATGCAGCGCGTCACTTTCGCGCCGCCAGCGTGCGGGTTCATTCAGCCAGCGCCAGTCCGCCAGATTTTCCATCGGTCTTCTCCCTTGCAAAGGTGTCTGAATTATAGCCGGGCTGAAGATCTAGCGAGCCACCTGTTTCTGGTAGCGGGCGGGCGTAATGCCGTAGCGGCGGGTAAACGCGCGGGTGAGGTGCGGTTGATCGGAAAGGCCCACGGCAGCGGCGACTTCGGCGGCGGGCAGGCCAGCGGCGAGAAACTGTTTGGCGCGCCACAGCCGCACCGCCATCAGCATCTGGTGCGGCGTCACGTCATAGCGGGCTTTAAACTGGCGCTGGAAATGATAAGGGCTTAACGCCGCTTCGGCGGCAATCTCATCGAGCGTCAGCGGCAGCATGTAATTTTCGTAGAGAAAATCGCGCACCCGGTCGAAGCGGTGCGCGCCTTCGGCAGCCTGCGGCGCGTGGCGCGCGTACGGGCGGAAGGTGTCGATAAGCTCAAGCAGCAACCCCTGCTGCGCGAGCGTATCCGGCGCGGACCAGAGTGCGGCGATAAGCTGGCCGGTCTGGCGGGCGCGTAGCGGGTCGTGACGCTCCACCTCGCCAAACCACCAGTGGCGCTCGCCAGTGAGCTGCGCCAGCGTTTCTGGCTCCAGATAGATCATCCGGTAGCGCCAGCCCTGCTGGGTCGCCGCTTCGCCGGTGTGCAGTTCATCGGGGTTCATGGTGACGAGCGAATTGACCGCCGCCACGTGTTGCGCGCCGCGATAGCGAAAGCGTTCGGCGCCAAGTTCAATCGCGCCGATGCCAAAGGCCTCGTGGGTGTGTGGCTCAAAAGCGTAATGCGCGATATGGGCGTGATAAAGCTCCACGCCCGGCAGCGCAGGCAGTTGCCGGAAGCGGGCGCTGTCGCGTTCGTCGGTGAACTGATCGGGTACGCCGTGCACAGGAGCTCTCCACGAAGGGTAAGCCCCCATTATAAGAACAACGGTGGCCTTCGCCACCGTAATTAACAATTAATTAACCTGACGGTTATTCGATGCGGGAGAGGTCGGCGTCGTTGCACCCGGCGTTGCGGCACTCGCGCTCGATGCTTTTCAGCAGCGCAATGCGGGCGGCCATTTTTTCATTCGCGCAGCCGAGCAGCAGCGTGGAGCCTTCCGCGCACTCGTGATCGCGCACTTTCAGCCAGGAGATCTGCGCGTTTTTCACGACCTGTTTCTGCGCAGGCGAGAGCACTGACATGGTGTTTTTATATTGCTGGTTGAGGTCGCGGTCGCCCTGAACCATTTCCAGCGCGGCGCAGTAAGTGGTGTCATACGGGCTGCGCGGATTGTCACAGCTCATGGACCACGCGGCGGCGCTGCACAGCAGCAGCGGAAGTGCGAGAAGGTGTGCTTTCATGAGGATCCCTGTTTTCGGTTTATTGTTTTGAGCGCCTGTGGCAGGCGCTCGCATTGTATCCGGCAGGCACAGGGAAAGCAGCCTGCCAGATTTAATATTACGGTTTCAGACTCTCGCGCAGGCTCGCTTCAAGCGAGGTAGTCGGGCGGCCAATGAGCGCGCTGAGCTGGCGGCTGTCATCAAACAGGCCCCCTTTGGAGGCACCGACATCGGAATCCGCCAGCAGCTTAGCAAAGCCTTCCGGCAGACCCGCGCCCGTGAGCGCCGCGGCGAAATCCGCCTCGCTCAAATTCTGATACGCGACCGTTTTACCGGTTTCTTTACTTAACAGCGCGGTCAGATCGCGAAGCGTCCAGGCGTGGTCGCCCGCCAGCTCATAAACGCGCCCGGCCTGGTTATCGAGTGTCAGCACTTTCGCAGCGGCTTCGGCGTAATCCTGACGGCTGGCGGAGGCGATTTTCCCGTCGCCGGCG
The genomic region above belongs to Cronobacter malonaticus LMG 23826 and contains:
- a CDS encoding methyl-accepting chemotaxis protein; protein product: MFKRIKVITLLITVLIVLGAMQLIAAGVFISALNNDKDNFNVSQISSQNVAEFTDAWISLNQTRVTLNRGMLRLQGNMANQINGGQLNQLVDTANKLLAEAQSHYDKYYGLPETPGMDERLVDRLEEQYRIYSSTLAQMNKFLAEGNLEGMFKQNAEQKQNAMQAVYREWRAEQAKLASKGVKDNESDYERILWILSAIMVMVLAVIIISWVAMRRVLLLPLHDVMGHIRAIAAGDLTQPIDAQGHNEMALLARNVHEMQQALARTVSTVRDSTDTIFTGASEISAGSNDLSSRTEQQAASLEETAASMEQLTATVKQNADNARQATQLARTASETALKGGEVVDGVVRTMDEIAASSNQIAQITNVIDGIAFQTNILALNAAVEAARAGEQGRGFAVVAGEVRTLASRSAQAAKEIKALIENSGNRVDAGSQLVREAGETMKEVVGAVTRVTDIMGEIASASDEQSRGIDQVGLAVSEMDKVTQQNAALVEESAAAAAALEDQAGKLNEAVAVFKLNRAQARAASVAPQASTFSAPAPVASLKAAPAGGSDNWETF
- a CDS encoding DMT family transporter; translated protein: MLTGVLYALLAGLMWGLIFVGPLLVPEYPAVLQSMGRYLALGLLALPLAWAGRGRLKQLTARDWLTALALTMMGNLIYYVCLASAIQRTGAPVSTMIIGTLPVVIPVFANLLYSRRDGRLPWRRLCPALAAIFCGLVCVNFAELRHGLPGFTPGRYASGIALASVSVICWAWYALRNARWLRENPDKHPMMWATAQGLVTLPVSLVGYIAACLWLSANNSGFALPFGPRPGVFIGLMIAIALCCSWIGALCWNIASQRLPTVILGPLIVFETLAGLLYTFLLRQSLPPLLTLTGIALLAAGVVMAVRVKIVPVAERVTQEAP
- a CDS encoding DUF1349 domain-containing protein, with translation MENLADWRWLNEPARWRRESDALHVTTDAQTDFWQTTWYGFQRHSGHVFGTDIAGEFTFQVRVEGDFTTLYDQAGLFLMADEQRWLKAGIEYNDAQPMIGSVLTLERSDWATGIFPAAQNHFWLRLTRQNQSLRLQYSTDGDTWPLLRLCPFPQVERYFLGAMCCSPSRAGLEIVFSDFRLGPPNGKDLHDLS
- a CDS encoding AraC family transcriptional regulator, with product MHGVPDQFTDERDSARFRQLPALPGVELYHAHIAHYAFEPHTHEAFGIGAIELGAERFRYRGAQHVAAVNSLVTMNPDELHTGEAATQQGWRYRMIYLEPETLAQLTGERHWWFGEVERHDPLRARQTGQLIAALWSAPDTLAQQGLLLELIDTFRPYARHAPQAAEGAHRFDRVRDFLYENYMLPLTLDEIAAEAALSPYHFQRQFKARYDVTPHQMLMAVRLWRAKQFLAAGLPAAEVAAAVGLSDQPHLTRAFTRRYGITPARYQKQVAR
- a CDS encoding lysozyme inhibitor LprI family protein, which codes for MKAHLLALPLLLCSAAAWSMSCDNPRSPYDTTYCAALEMVQGDRDLNQQYKNTMSVLSPAQKQVVKNAQISWLKVRDHECAEGSTLLLGCANEKMAARIALLKSIERECRNAGCNDADLSRIE